A single Candidatus Thalassolituus haligoni DNA region contains:
- a CDS encoding ABC transporter permease: protein MSSKRGVLNTCLTPREELPKQLVLGTGLIGWSLVLLIWVTFSVTEIVPKMFLPSPLDVFDAGVRMAKNGSLAVHIWASFQVVIIGFFISSIVAVPLGLMMGSFRIVQAFLEPLVNFMRYLPVTSFVPLFILWIGIGLEQRVTVIIFGVFFQQLVMIADIARGVPKDLMQAAYTLGASRREVMTHVIAPASLPGVLDTLRVTIGWAWTYLVVAELVAASSGLGYISLKAMRGFQVDIIFLAIMIIGLLGLITDQFFRVLRKRLGSWDS from the coding sequence ATGTCAAGCAAACGCGGTGTACTGAACACCTGTTTGACTCCTCGGGAGGAGCTGCCAAAGCAGCTCGTTCTCGGCACAGGTTTAATCGGCTGGAGTCTGGTGTTATTGATCTGGGTGACTTTTTCAGTCACCGAAATCGTTCCGAAAATGTTCCTGCCATCACCATTGGATGTCTTTGACGCTGGCGTTCGTATGGCTAAAAACGGCTCTCTGGCGGTGCATATCTGGGCCAGTTTTCAGGTCGTTATTATTGGTTTCTTTATTTCTTCGATCGTCGCCGTGCCGCTGGGACTGATGATGGGCAGTTTTCGCATTGTGCAGGCGTTTCTGGAACCGCTGGTCAACTTTATGCGCTACCTGCCAGTCACCTCGTTCGTGCCACTGTTTATTCTTTGGATTGGTATTGGTCTGGAGCAGCGTGTCACGGTGATTATTTTTGGGGTGTTTTTCCAGCAACTGGTGATGATTGCCGATATTGCCCGTGGCGTTCCCAAAGACTTGATGCAGGCAGCCTACACTCTTGGTGCCAGCCGTCGTGAGGTGATGACCCACGTTATTGCGCCAGCCTCGCTGCCGGGCGTTCTGGACACCTTGCGAGTCACCATTGGTTGGGCCTGGACCTATCTGGTGGTTGCCGAGCTGGTCGCCGCATCCAGTGGCCTGGGGTATATCAGCCTCAAGGCCATGCGTGGCTTCCAGGTCGATATTATCTTTCTGGCCATCATGATTATTGGTTTGCTGGGTCTGATTACCGACCAGTTTTTCCGGGTTTTACGCAAGAGGTTAGGTTCATGGGACAGCTGA
- a CDS encoding ABC transporter ATP-binding protein has product MGQLNTTHAVATHTDDTTLDHPVQLSIENVTLRFPKPDGGEFTALDNVCMEVRDQEFAVIVGPSGCGKSSLLFLTAGLSHPTEGQIRVAGETVTEPGPDRGMVFQGYTLFPWLTVRENIEFGLKRKRVPAPERSDIVAHYLKEVGLENFADNYPKQLSGGMKQRVAIARALANDPKILLMDEPFGALDSQTRLQMQQLLLRVWEHKKKTVVFVTHDIDEAILLGDRLFVMGARPGHIREIINVDIPHPRTLSLAMEPEFIALKRRVMALLHDDLDEIH; this is encoded by the coding sequence ATGGGACAGCTGAACACCACACACGCCGTCGCGACCCACACCGATGACACCACTCTTGATCACCCTGTGCAGTTGTCGATTGAAAACGTCACGTTGCGTTTCCCCAAGCCAGACGGCGGTGAATTTACGGCACTCGATAACGTCTGCATGGAAGTTCGTGATCAGGAATTTGCCGTAATTGTCGGGCCGTCTGGCTGCGGCAAATCCAGTCTGTTATTTCTGACGGCTGGTTTGAGTCATCCCACTGAAGGGCAAATTCGGGTAGCGGGTGAAACAGTCACCGAGCCGGGGCCTGACCGGGGCATGGTGTTTCAGGGCTACACTCTGTTCCCATGGCTCACCGTTAGGGAAAACATTGAATTCGGATTGAAGCGCAAACGTGTGCCAGCACCAGAACGCAGCGATATTGTTGCGCATTATCTGAAGGAAGTGGGGCTGGAGAACTTTGCCGATAACTACCCCAAACAGCTGTCTGGCGGTATGAAACAGCGCGTGGCCATTGCCAGAGCACTGGCCAACGACCCGAAAATCCTGCTGATGGACGAACCGTTTGGTGCACTCGACAGCCAGACCCGGCTGCAAATGCAACAGCTGTTGTTACGGGTGTGGGAACACAAGAAAAAAACTGTGGTGTTTGTGACTCACGATATCGACGAAGCCATTTTGCTAGGCGATCGACTGTTCGTCATGGGTGCGCGTCCGGGTCATATTCGGGAAATCATTAACGTCGACATTCCCCACCCCCGCACTCTGAGTCTGGCTATGGAACCCGAATTTATCGCGCTCAAGCGTCGCGTTATGGCGCTGTTGCATGATGATCTGGATGAAATCCATTAA
- a CDS encoding GMC family oxidoreductase, giving the protein MQTTESFDYIIVGAGSAGSVIANRLSANPDVQVLLLEAGGSDNSLRVQIPAGTITLYKSQVYSWNYFSVPQHELNNRQLHCPRGKALGGSASMNSMIYIRGHASDYDQWEQAGCPGWGWQDVLPLFRKSEHNLLAQSADFHGQQGELLVDKPKDPNPFSYRFLQAAKSALGVQQNSDFNGATLAGCGIYNLTQKDGKRLSSYQAFVAPVLDTRINLTVRTGCQVEQLTFEGKRVTGMVVNDNGQRKTLNASREVVLSAGSLGSPHILMKSGIGPAQQLRAAGIEPVVDLPGVGQNLQDHLDGLVTVRSKNTTTLGFSFGALPSILTSPLRYLANRKGWLTTNYVEAGGFFKTPLAGDIPDVQFHYVPGYRSHRGRLFEWGHGYAIHVCVLRPKSIGELRLAADQSLALDYNFLSNMDDAKVLIEGLKLARRVLADNTYDDVRGKEMLPGAAVQTDAELLAYIREYGATVFHPVGTCKMGMDDLAVVTPELKVRGIEGLRIADASIMPTLISGNTNAPCIMIGEKAAELMLQ; this is encoded by the coding sequence ATGCAAACGACAGAATCGTTCGATTATATCATTGTAGGTGCGGGTTCGGCTGGCTCGGTGATTGCCAATCGCCTGAGTGCCAACCCGGATGTTCAGGTATTACTGCTAGAAGCGGGCGGCAGTGACAACAGCCTGCGCGTGCAGATACCAGCTGGCACCATTACGCTTTATAAAAGCCAGGTGTATAGCTGGAACTACTTTTCCGTTCCGCAACATGAGCTGAACAACCGCCAGCTGCATTGCCCCCGAGGCAAGGCGCTGGGCGGTTCGGCCTCGATGAACAGCATGATTTACATTCGTGGCCATGCCAGTGACTACGACCAATGGGAGCAGGCCGGTTGCCCCGGTTGGGGCTGGCAAGATGTGCTGCCCTTGTTCCGCAAATCCGAACATAACCTGCTGGCCCAGTCCGCAGACTTTCATGGTCAACAAGGCGAGTTGCTGGTTGATAAACCCAAAGATCCTAACCCCTTCAGCTACCGTTTTTTACAAGCCGCCAAAAGCGCTCTGGGGGTTCAGCAAAACTCCGATTTCAACGGTGCCACACTGGCAGGCTGCGGCATCTACAACCTGACCCAGAAAGACGGCAAACGGCTGTCCAGCTACCAGGCTTTTGTCGCCCCGGTACTGGACACCCGTATCAATTTGACCGTACGAACAGGCTGCCAGGTTGAACAACTGACGTTCGAAGGCAAGCGAGTGACCGGCATGGTGGTCAACGACAACGGCCAGCGCAAGACCTTGAACGCCAGCCGGGAAGTGGTGCTCAGCGCCGGTTCACTCGGGTCACCGCATATTCTGATGAAGTCCGGCATTGGCCCCGCGCAACAGCTTCGGGCTGCCGGTATTGAGCCAGTGGTTGATCTGCCCGGCGTTGGCCAGAACCTGCAAGATCATCTCGATGGTCTGGTAACGGTGCGTTCGAAGAACACCACCACCCTGGGCTTTTCCTTCGGTGCCTTGCCCAGCATTCTGACCTCGCCATTACGTTACCTGGCCAACCGCAAGGGCTGGCTGACCACCAATTATGTGGAAGCCGGTGGTTTTTTCAAAACACCGCTGGCAGGCGATATTCCCGATGTACAGTTTCACTATGTACCGGGCTACCGCAGTCACCGTGGACGACTGTTCGAATGGGGCCACGGCTACGCCATTCACGTCTGTGTGTTACGGCCAAAAAGCATCGGTGAATTACGTCTGGCAGCAGATCAATCGCTGGCGCTGGATTACAATTTTCTGTCAAACATGGACGACGCCAAGGTGCTGATCGAAGGTCTGAAGCTGGCCCGTAGGGTATTGGCAGACAACACCTACGATGACGTTCGTGGCAAGGAAATGCTGCCCGGTGCTGCCGTGCAAACCGACGCAGAATTATTGGCCTATATTCGTGAATACGGTGCCACGGTGTTCCATCCGGTGGGCACCTGCAAGATGGGGATGGATGATTTGGCAGTAGTTACCCCGGAGCTGAAAGTTCGGGGCATCGAAGGGTTGCGAATAGCGGATGCCTCCATCATGCCAACACTGATCAGTGGTAACACCAATGCTCCCTGCATCATGATTGGTGAGAAGGCAGCGGAGCTGATGTTGCAGTAA
- the argE gene encoding acetylornithine deacetylase — translation MATALTRTLLETLIGFDTTSVHSNLALMHFIQNYLQQHGVDSTLIHDESGEKANLYTTIGPQDIPGVMLSGHTDTVPVAGQHWHFPPFELTAQQGRWYGRGTTDMKGFIAVVLAAVPDMVKQPLVMPIHLAFSYDEEIGCLGVRRLIDTVQTLPIQPAMAIIGEPTSMQIVTAHKGKLAGKVTVTGKACHSGMAPLGVNAVNYAARMVVWLEQLARDKQHNGPFADGYEIPFTTVHTGTIQGGTALNIVPDHCEFVFEFRNIATESPQDLLALFKQYANELQQEMQALDTGCRIDCRMTSEYPGLTTASDADVIHFVRQLTDQPGLHTINFGTEGGLFCQALGIPTVVCGPGSMDQGHKPDEFVEAAQLAQCEVMMQRLVALLAEQAVSSQAD, via the coding sequence ATGGCAACAGCACTGACCCGCACACTGTTAGAAACGCTGATTGGTTTTGACACCACCAGTGTTCATTCCAACCTGGCGCTGATGCATTTTATTCAGAACTACCTTCAACAGCATGGCGTCGACAGTACGCTGATTCATGATGAGAGCGGCGAGAAAGCCAACCTCTACACCACTATTGGGCCGCAAGACATCCCTGGCGTGATGTTATCTGGCCATACCGATACGGTGCCGGTGGCGGGTCAGCACTGGCATTTCCCGCCGTTTGAACTGACTGCACAGCAAGGCCGCTGGTATGGCCGTGGCACCACCGATATGAAAGGTTTTATCGCCGTGGTGCTGGCTGCTGTGCCTGACATGGTGAAGCAGCCGTTAGTCATGCCAATCCATCTGGCATTTTCTTACGACGAGGAAATTGGCTGCCTGGGTGTCCGCAGGCTGATAGATACCGTTCAAACGCTGCCGATCCAACCGGCTATGGCGATTATTGGCGAACCCACCAGCATGCAAATTGTTACTGCCCACAAGGGCAAGCTGGCTGGCAAGGTGACGGTGACGGGCAAAGCCTGCCATTCCGGTATGGCTCCGCTTGGTGTTAATGCCGTCAACTACGCTGCCCGGATGGTGGTCTGGCTGGAACAGCTGGCACGCGATAAACAACACAATGGCCCGTTTGCCGATGGCTATGAAATTCCTTTCACCACGGTGCATACCGGTACGATTCAAGGTGGCACGGCGTTGAATATCGTCCCTGACCACTGTGAGTTTGTGTTTGAATTCCGCAACATCGCCACAGAATCACCGCAGGATCTCCTGGCGTTATTCAAGCAATACGCCAACGAGTTGCAGCAAGAGATGCAAGCCCTTGATACTGGCTGTCGAATTGATTGCCGTATGACCAGTGAATATCCCGGTCTGACCACCGCCAGTGATGCCGACGTCATTCATTTTGTGCGGCAACTGACGGATCAACCGGGTTTGCACACCATTAACTTTGGTACTGAAGGCGGCTTGTTTTGTCAGGCGCTGGGGATTCCTACCGTGGTCTGCGGGCCGGGCAGTATGGATCAGGGCCACAAGCCGGACGAGTTTGTTGAAGCGGCCCAACTGGCACAGTGCGAAGTGATGATGCAGCGGCTGGTGGCGCTACTGGCAGAGCAAGCGGTATCCAGCCAAGCGGACTAG
- a CDS encoding DUF1028 domain-containing protein, which produces MTFSVAGICQDTGMVGCAITSSSICVASRCAYTRSGVGVALSQNVTNPDLGPLALHYMAQGCAPDEVLKYLQQADRYLDWRQVGVLDAQGRGITFSGKEALGINATRVGQHCLAMGNLLASTHVPDAMIDAFEHSTGHLAERLLIALEAGLKAGGEMGPVFSAGLQVSAEPDWPVVDLRVDWHVSPIHELRMVWEQYQPQIDDYVKRAKQPADASAFGVPGNE; this is translated from the coding sequence ATGACCTTTTCCGTTGCGGGGATCTGCCAGGACACCGGCATGGTCGGTTGTGCCATTACATCATCCAGCATTTGCGTCGCCAGTCGTTGTGCCTACACCCGCTCAGGTGTCGGGGTGGCGTTGAGCCAGAATGTCACCAACCCTGATCTGGGGCCACTGGCCTTGCACTATATGGCACAGGGCTGTGCCCCGGATGAAGTGTTGAAGTATCTGCAGCAGGCTGACCGTTATCTCGACTGGCGCCAGGTGGGCGTGCTGGATGCGCAGGGTCGGGGCATTACCTTCAGTGGCAAAGAAGCATTAGGCATCAATGCGACTCGGGTCGGGCAACACTGTCTCGCCATGGGTAACCTGCTGGCCAGTACCCATGTGCCAGATGCCATGATCGATGCTTTTGAGCACTCAACCGGTCATTTGGCTGAACGTCTGCTGATCGCTTTGGAAGCGGGTCTGAAAGCTGGTGGCGAAATGGGGCCGGTATTTTCCGCCGGTCTACAAGTCAGTGCTGAGCCGGATTGGCCCGTGGTGGATTTACGTGTGGACTGGCACGTAAGCCCGATTCATGAGTTGCGAATGGTCTGGGAGCAGTATCAGCCGCAAATTGACGATTATGTGAAGCGGGCCAAACAACCGGCTGATGCCAGTGCGTTTGGTGTGCCGGGTAACGAATAA
- a CDS encoding RidA family protein — MPTHTRIRMFNTRETYPNQSLDNDLCQAVKAGNTVYLRGQVGTDFNGKLIGLGDPRAQAEQAMKNVQQLLQEAGSDLSHIVKTTTYITDPRFREAVYQETGKWLKGVFPISTGLVVAGLGQPEWLMEIDVIAVIPDTVAGEAR; from the coding sequence ATGCCGACACACACTCGTATACGTATGTTTAACACCCGAGAGACCTACCCGAACCAGAGTCTTGACAATGATCTCTGCCAGGCGGTGAAAGCAGGCAATACCGTGTATCTCCGAGGGCAGGTCGGGACGGACTTTAACGGCAAGCTGATTGGTCTGGGGGATCCTCGTGCCCAAGCGGAACAGGCGATGAAAAACGTCCAGCAGTTACTGCAAGAAGCCGGATCTGATCTCTCTCATATCGTCAAAACCACCACCTATATTACCGACCCCCGGTTTCGTGAAGCGGTGTATCAAGAAACCGGCAAATGGCTGAAAGGCGTTTTTCCGATCTCAACCGGACTGGTGGTCGCCGGGTTGGGCCAGCCTGAATGGCTGATGGAAATTGATGTGATTGCTGTTATTCCCGATACGGTGGCAGGGGAAGCTCGATGA
- a CDS encoding flavin-containing monooxygenase: MTTHTLDIDTLVVGAGQAGIAISEHLTKLDIPHLILERNRIAERWRSQRWDSLVANGPVWHDRFPGLQFQDMAPDEFAAKERVADYFVEYARKMNAPVRTGVEVTRVTRNRNRAGFTIETSDGVITANHVVAATGPFQQPLIPAIAPADDSILQIHSAEYRNPPQLPAGNVLVVGAGSSGVQIADELQRSGKQVYLSVGAHDRPPRAYRNRDFVWWLGVLGLWDAEEVSPGKEHVTIAVSGARGGHTIDFRRLAQQGMTLVGLTKTFHNGRAIFANNLCDNIRNGDENYFSLLDAADAYIERNGLDLPPEPEARIMLPDPQCMTNPLLELDLKAAGITSIIWATGFSQDFSWLQVDAFDEQGKPRHQRGVSSEPGVYFVGLPWLSRRGSTFIWGVWHDAKHIADHIETQRKYADYKDAAQR; this comes from the coding sequence ATGACAACCCATACCCTTGATATCGATACGCTAGTTGTTGGCGCAGGTCAGGCGGGTATCGCCATCAGCGAACACCTGACCAAACTGGATATTCCCCACCTGATACTGGAACGCAACCGAATAGCCGAGCGCTGGCGCAGTCAGCGGTGGGATTCTTTGGTTGCCAATGGCCCCGTCTGGCACGACCGGTTTCCCGGTCTGCAATTTCAGGATATGGCACCCGATGAATTTGCCGCCAAAGAACGTGTCGCCGATTACTTTGTTGAATACGCCAGAAAAATGAATGCACCGGTTCGAACCGGTGTTGAGGTGACGCGAGTCACTCGTAATAGGAACCGTGCCGGGTTCACCATAGAGACATCCGATGGCGTCATCACGGCCAATCATGTCGTGGCGGCTACAGGGCCATTTCAGCAACCGCTGATCCCGGCTATTGCGCCTGCCGATGACTCGATATTACAAATCCATTCGGCTGAATACCGCAATCCACCGCAATTACCCGCAGGGAATGTGCTGGTGGTGGGTGCCGGTTCTTCCGGGGTGCAAATTGCCGATGAACTGCAACGCTCTGGCAAACAGGTCTATCTGTCTGTTGGTGCCCATGACCGTCCGCCACGCGCTTATCGTAACCGCGATTTTGTCTGGTGGCTGGGAGTTCTGGGGTTGTGGGACGCGGAGGAAGTTAGCCCCGGCAAAGAGCACGTTACCATTGCCGTCAGTGGTGCCCGAGGTGGCCATACCATTGATTTTCGTCGTCTGGCACAACAGGGCATGACACTGGTGGGGTTGACCAAAACATTTCATAACGGCCGCGCCATCTTTGCCAACAATCTGTGCGACAACATCCGTAACGGCGATGAAAACTACTTCTCGTTGCTGGATGCAGCGGATGCCTATATCGAACGTAATGGGCTGGATCTGCCGCCAGAGCCGGAAGCCAGAATCATGCTGCCAGATCCGCAATGCATGACCAATCCCTTGCTTGAGCTTGACCTGAAGGCGGCGGGTATTACCTCCATCATCTGGGCGACCGGTTTCAGCCAGGATTTTAGCTGGCTGCAGGTGGATGCGTTTGATGAGCAGGGCAAACCCCGCCACCAACGTGGCGTATCGAGTGAACCCGGTGTGTATTTTGTCGGCTTGCCATGGCTGTCGCGTCGAGGATCGACCTTTATCTGGGGTGTGTGGCATGACGCCAAGCACATCGCTGATCACATTGAGACCCAGCGCAAGTATGCAGACTACAAGGATGCTGCACAGCGTTAA
- a CDS encoding aldehyde dehydrogenase, with product MTRFSKQYWLEQQQQLNMPRQAWINGEYVDASDGATYDTINPATGATLTATTACSTDDVGRAVGAAKATFASGVWADQSPAERKAVLKKLAMLILQQRETFALMESLNVGKPVMDCYNIDIPGAAGCFEWYAEAIDKLYGEVAPTNSANIATITREPVGVVAAIVPWNFPLDIAAWKLAPALISGNSVILKPAEQSPMTALKLAELAKEAGLPDGVLNVVTGYGDVVGKALGLHMDVDCVAFTGSTAVGKLFMSYSAQSNMKQVWPETGGKSPNLIFADCDLEAAVEHAALGIFFNQGEVCSANSRILVEKSIYDVFVEKFVAKAKAMAVGDPLDPTTQVGALVDANHAANVRSHIRTAINQGAELLTGGLGDESSCLVEPTVFGKVSTDLAIAQDEVFGPVAAVMAFENEEEAISIANDSIYGLAASVWTLNINRAYRVSRRLRAGTVSVNAMDAIDYSVPFGGYKQSGFGRDLSLHAIDKFTQLKTTWITLG from the coding sequence ATGACACGCTTCAGCAAACAGTACTGGTTAGAGCAGCAACAGCAGCTAAACATGCCCAGACAGGCATGGATTAACGGTGAATATGTTGACGCCAGTGACGGTGCCACCTACGACACCATCAACCCTGCCACCGGCGCAACACTGACCGCTACAACAGCCTGTAGCACCGACGATGTGGGTCGCGCAGTCGGGGCCGCCAAAGCTACTTTTGCATCCGGCGTATGGGCCGATCAGTCACCGGCAGAGCGTAAAGCGGTGCTGAAAAAACTGGCGATGCTGATTCTGCAACAGCGCGAAACCTTTGCCTTGATGGAATCCCTCAACGTCGGCAAACCAGTGATGGACTGCTACAACATTGATATCCCCGGTGCCGCCGGATGTTTTGAATGGTACGCCGAAGCCATCGACAAACTCTATGGTGAAGTCGCCCCCACCAACAGTGCCAATATCGCCACCATTACCCGTGAGCCGGTGGGCGTAGTGGCCGCCATTGTGCCGTGGAATTTCCCACTCGATATCGCCGCCTGGAAACTGGCTCCAGCGCTGATCAGCGGTAACTCCGTGATCCTGAAACCCGCCGAACAATCCCCGATGACCGCACTGAAACTGGCGGAGCTGGCCAAAGAGGCCGGTTTGCCCGATGGCGTACTGAACGTGGTGACCGGTTACGGCGACGTCGTCGGCAAGGCACTCGGTCTGCATATGGATGTCGACTGCGTCGCCTTTACCGGTTCTACCGCCGTCGGCAAGCTGTTTATGAGTTACTCAGCCCAGTCCAATATGAAACAGGTATGGCCAGAAACCGGCGGTAAAAGCCCGAATCTGATTTTTGCCGATTGTGATCTGGAGGCTGCTGTCGAACATGCCGCGCTGGGTATTTTCTTTAACCAGGGTGAAGTGTGCTCCGCCAACTCCCGCATTCTGGTGGAAAAGAGTATCTACGATGTGTTCGTTGAGAAATTTGTTGCCAAGGCCAAAGCGATGGCAGTCGGTGATCCCCTCGACCCGACCACGCAAGTGGGTGCTCTGGTTGATGCCAACCACGCTGCCAATGTTCGATCCCATATCCGCACAGCCATCAACCAAGGGGCGGAGCTGCTGACCGGCGGCTTGGGAGATGAGTCATCTTGTCTGGTTGAGCCAACAGTCTTTGGCAAGGTGTCAACGGATCTCGCCATTGCCCAGGACGAAGTCTTTGGCCCAGTCGCCGCCGTTATGGCTTTTGAAAATGAGGAGGAAGCGATCAGCATCGCCAACGACTCTATTTATGGCCTGGCTGCTTCGGTCTGGACACTGAATATCAATCGCGCTTATCGCGTCTCTCGCCGTTTGCGGGCCGGCACCGTCTCGGTGAACGCCATGGATGCGATTGACTACAGTGTGCCATTTGGTGGCTACAAACAGTCAGGTTTCGGCCGTGACCTGTCGCTGCATGCCATCGACAAGTTTACCCAGCTGAAAACAACCTGGATCACATTAGGCTAA
- a CDS encoding Spy/CpxP family protein refolding chaperone — protein sequence MINAFTNSRKALAGSVLAILLGAVSVAATADDDRPERDDGMKGHACFDGRDRDGWDRDGRNGGGRHMRHADTDNMRPGMMSMGPGMMPMGRMGEERELVWRDLDLTDGQRADMTGIRDKMRKDHWAVTGAMMDIHNTIRDLYAAEKFDEKALNKAYGKLAELQQQMFLIGTQAKTKMMALLSSEQRQQLMDKKHAFRD from the coding sequence ATGATTAATGCTTTTACCAACTCCCGCAAAGCGCTTGCGGGTAGTGTTTTGGCGATTCTGCTCGGTGCTGTATCGGTGGCCGCGACAGCGGATGATGACCGGCCTGAGCGGGATGACGGTATGAAGGGGCATGCCTGTTTCGATGGCAGGGATCGGGATGGCTGGGATCGGGATGGCAGGAATGGCGGCGGCCGTCATATGCGTCATGCCGATACCGACAATATGAGACCCGGCATGATGTCAATGGGGCCAGGCATGATGCCAATGGGCCGGATGGGAGAAGAGCGCGAATTGGTCTGGCGTGATCTTGATCTGACCGATGGGCAGCGGGCAGATATGACCGGTATTCGCGATAAAATGCGCAAGGATCACTGGGCTGTTACCGGTGCAATGATGGACATACACAACACAATCCGTGATTTGTACGCTGCTGAAAAGTTTGACGAAAAAGCCCTCAACAAGGCGTATGGCAAGCTGGCGGAACTGCAACAGCAAATGTTTCTGATCGGCACTCAGGCAAAAACCAAAATGATGGCCTTGCTGTCGTCGGAACAACGTCAGCAACTGATGGATAAAAAACACGCATTTCGAGACTGA
- a CDS encoding NAD(P)/FAD-dependent oxidoreductase: protein MIRLTNIQLPLDHNDAALENAIVSMLDINAEQLVRFDIFRRGYDARKKTRILLIYTLDVEVQDESGLLEKCADNQNIKATPDLNYHPVAKAPDALTERPIIIGFGPCGLLAGLVLAQMGYKPLILERGKEVRERTKDTFGFWRKRELNTESNVQFGEGGAGTFSDGKLYSQVKDPKQYSRKVLEEFVAAGAPDEILYVSKPHIGTFRLVSMVEQMRATIIELGGEIRFSARVDDLHIENGQVTGVTLNKSERDNGEHIASRHIALAVGHSARDTFEMLLNKGVYIEAKPFSIGFRIEHEQSVIDQARFGPNAGNPILGAADYKLVHHCKNGRSVYSFCMCPGGTVVAATSEENRVVTNGMSQYSRNERNANSAVVVGIDPSDYPGGPLAGIELQRQLESHAYIMGGSNYDAPAQTVGAFLRGEKPEQLGTVQPSFKPGIKLTDLSDALPDFCIEAIREAIPEFNKKIKGFSFDGALLTGVETRTSAPISIKRDNDTLQSINTQGLFPAGEGAGYAGGIMSAAIDGIKIAEAMALSMNTKQSE from the coding sequence ATGATTCGACTGACCAATATCCAGCTTCCTCTTGATCACAATGACGCGGCTCTGGAAAACGCCATTGTATCCATGCTGGATATCAACGCTGAGCAACTGGTGCGCTTTGATATTTTTCGACGTGGCTACGATGCCAGAAAAAAAACCAGAATCCTGTTGATCTATACGCTGGATGTCGAAGTACAAGATGAGTCCGGCTTGCTGGAAAAATGTGCCGACAACCAGAACATCAAAGCAACCCCCGACCTCAACTATCATCCGGTTGCCAAAGCACCTGATGCGCTGACCGAGCGTCCGATCATCATCGGTTTCGGCCCCTGCGGTTTACTCGCCGGGCTGGTGTTGGCACAAATGGGTTACAAACCACTGATTCTCGAACGCGGTAAGGAAGTACGCGAACGCACCAAAGACACCTTTGGTTTTTGGCGCAAGCGTGAACTGAATACCGAATCCAACGTACAGTTCGGCGAAGGCGGTGCCGGGACGTTTTCCGACGGCAAACTGTATAGCCAGGTAAAAGACCCCAAACAATACAGCCGCAAAGTGCTGGAAGAATTTGTTGCAGCTGGTGCGCCCGACGAAATCCTGTATGTCAGCAAGCCTCATATCGGCACTTTCAGGCTGGTATCGATGGTGGAACAGATGCGGGCAACCATCATTGAGTTAGGTGGTGAAATACGCTTCAGTGCTCGTGTCGATGACCTGCACATTGAAAACGGTCAGGTAACGGGTGTTACTCTGAACAAGAGTGAGCGAGACAATGGTGAACATATTGCTTCCCGGCACATCGCACTGGCGGTTGGCCATAGCGCCCGCGATACCTTTGAGATGCTGCTCAACAAGGGTGTCTATATAGAAGCCAAGCCGTTTTCGATCGGTTTTCGTATCGAACACGAGCAGTCCGTCATCGACCAGGCCCGTTTTGGTCCAAACGCAGGCAACCCGATACTGGGGGCCGCCGACTACAAGCTGGTTCATCACTGCAAGAATGGCCGCTCTGTGTACAGCTTTTGTATGTGCCCTGGCGGTACAGTGGTCGCAGCCACCTCGGAAGAAAACCGCGTGGTCACCAATGGCATGAGCCAGTACTCACGCAACGAGCGTAACGCCAACAGCGCAGTCGTGGTCGGGATTGATCCGTCGGACTACCCCGGTGGGCCGCTGGCAGGCATTGAGTTGCAACGTCAGCTGGAGAGCCATGCCTATATTATGGGCGGCAGCAACTATGATGCCCCGGCGCAAACCGTTGGCGCTTTCCTGCGCGGCGAAAAACCTGAGCAACTGGGCACGGTGCAGCCATCGTTCAAACCCGGTATCAAGCTGACGGATTTATCTGACGCCTTGCCCGACTTCTGTATTGAGGCCATTCGCGAAGCAATCCCGGAGTTCAACAAGAAGATCAAGGGCTTCTCGTTTGATGGTGCCCTGCTCACCGGTGTTGAAACCCGCACCTCGGCGCCCATCAGTATCAAGCGCGACAACGACACCCTGCAAAGCATCAACACTCAAGGGTTATTCCCTGCCGGTGAGGGTGCTGGCTATGCCGGTGGTATTATGTCAGCGGCCATCGACGGCATCAAAATCGCCGAGGCCATGGCGTTAAGTATGAATACCAAACAGAGCGAATAG